Proteins from a genomic interval of Paenibacillus sp. FSL H8-0048:
- a CDS encoding ABC transporter ATP-binding protein, with amino-acid sequence MAAVLEVTNLCKTYIVNKSQNNVLRNINFTLHAGEFVSVMGPSGSGKSTLLYTVSGMDRLTAGDVVFDGESLSRLSEKGMAELRLHKMGFIFQQMHMLSNLSVYDNIILSGYQSLSGKGNGQRRSRSEVNQYADELMRKLNIMETAGHDITEVSGGQLQRACICRALINKPAMLFADEPTGALNSKAAQEVMSELCRINREGTTLMVVTHDVKVAAQSDKVLYMVDGNIQGEHVLGKYMPEQGPRERERSLTGWLMEMGW; translated from the coding sequence ATGGCAGCAGTACTTGAAGTAACCAACCTATGCAAAACCTATATCGTCAATAAAAGTCAGAATAATGTTCTGCGGAATATCAATTTCACGCTTCATGCAGGAGAGTTCGTGTCTGTCATGGGGCCGTCCGGTTCGGGCAAGTCTACGCTGCTCTATACCGTCAGCGGGATGGACCGGCTTACTGCGGGCGATGTGGTTTTTGACGGAGAGAGTCTTTCGCGGCTCTCGGAGAAGGGCATGGCTGAACTGCGGCTGCACAAAATGGGCTTCATCTTCCAGCAGATGCATATGCTGAGCAATCTCTCCGTTTATGATAATATTATTCTATCAGGCTATCAGTCGCTGAGCGGCAAGGGAAACGGGCAAAGACGCAGCCGCAGCGAGGTGAATCAATACGCTGATGAGCTGATGCGCAAGCTGAACATTATGGAGACGGCGGGCCATGATATTACAGAGGTGTCCGGCGGACAGCTGCAGCGGGCCTGCATCTGCCGGGCGCTTATCAACAAGCCGGCAATGCTGTTCGCCGATGAGCCGACAGGTGCGCTCAATTCCAAAGCTGCACAGGAAGTCATGTCCGAGCTCTGCCGGATCAACCGGGAAGGAACAACGCTGATGGTGGTTACACATGATGTGAAGGTAGCCGCGCAGAGTGATAAGGTGCTGTATATGGTGGATGGCAATATTCAGGGCGAGCATGTGCTGGGCAAATATATGCCGGAACAAGGCCCGAGGGAACGCGAACGCAGCCTGACCGGCTGGCTGATGGAGATGGGCTGGTAG